The Mercenaria mercenaria strain notata chromosome 8, MADL_Memer_1, whole genome shotgun sequence genome has a segment encoding these proteins:
- the LOC123565722 gene encoding uncharacterized protein LOC123565722 produces MNNSKQVYLVVVCLLSYIVSASAMSQCSLKVPVPDLTYCDATGTLEEHIDADVHETRGRVKAVQDYQHDSFKLFDQQLNTIVEDSTTDMDILDVVEEIQTLKRFVTSLSEQQELPEISDKRQKRAAPSTPNQTQQLLNSAQATFQKNLASIKQKLASISSSIAKDAAQSSAIHTKLLQDLAKNQQSLTATEQQLQTLDTAVRNALTSTGTGVSGVSLSTVTQEVTDLVINATVSEQIIQRQLDDLEKLDKQLEASEQVTTSRLGTLTTDLNDLDKRLTNATQQTAVLKGGEHIYEDRVGTFISNTTRDVANLRAELASAQQSVSQVGRSAFNTTMAVGQFEIKLTAFRKDVDGIQSAVTFSQPLQQSQIGQILKLKKTLADDINVLKYAFGLTKTPP; encoded by the exons ATGAATAATTCAAAGCAGGTGTATTTGGTGGTTGTCTGTCTTTTGTCGTACATTGTAAGCGCCAGTGCTATGTCACAGTGCTCATTGAAGGTTCCAGTTCCAGATCTAACGTATTGTGACGCAACCGGCACGCTAGAGGAACACATCGATGCGGACGTGCACGAGACACGGGGACGGGTAAAAGCGGTACAAGACTACCAACACGACTCGTTCAAGTTATTTGACCAGCAGTTAAACACCATAGTAGAGGATTCCACTACTGATATGGATATTCTGGATGTGGTGGAAGAAATTCAAACTTTAAAACGATTTGTAACCAGTTTGTCTGAACAACAGGAGCTACCGGAAATAAGCGACAAGAGACAAAAACGAGCAGCACCATCGACTCCTAACCAAACGCAACAGTTGCTAAATTCGGCTCAAGCAACTTTTCAAAAGAACTTAGCTAGCATTAAACAAAAACTGGCAAGCATTTCCAGCTCCATCGCAAAAGATGCCGCTCAAAGTTCGGCAATTCATACAAAACTCCTGCAAGACTTAGCTAAAAATCAGCAATCACTGACTGCCACAGAACAACAACTACAGACACTCGACACAGCAGTCAGGAATGCTCTTACATCTACAGGAACAG GTGTGAGCGGTGTAAGTTTGTCGACCGTCACCCAAGAAGTCACTGATCTGGTAATTAATGCCACAGTATCAGAACAGATAATACAACGACAGCTTGATGACCTGGAAAAACTG GACAAACAACTGGAAGCGAGTGAACAGGTTACTACGTCAAGGCTGGGAACATTGACAACAGACTTGAACGATCTTGACAAGCGGTTAACTAATGCAACACAACAGACAGCGGTTCTTAAAG GTGGTGAACATATTTACGAAGATCGAGTTGGCACATTTATCAGCAACACGACACGTGACGTGGCCAACCTGAGAGCTGAACTAGCTTCAGCACAGCAGTCTGTATCACAG GTGGGGAGATCCGCGTTCAACACAACAATGGCAGTTGGACAATTTGAAATCAAGTTAACGGCGTTCAG GAAAGATGTAGACGGCATACAGAGCGCCGTGACTTTCTCACAGCCACTACAACAATCACAGATAGGGCAAATTCTCAAATTGAAGAAAACACTAGCAGACGACATTAATGTTCTGAAGTATGCGTTCGGACTTACGAAAACACCGCCATAA